ACCTTATTACAATGAATAGTTGATCAAATCTACGTGGTTTTATTACTATGAATAGTTAATAGAATATGCATAACTTCGTTACTATGAATAGTTAATCGAATCTAGACCACTTCATTACACTCAAAGTACTCTCTTCGTATTTTCACaagaattttatacaatttacgcaaatcttactaacatttattatttccaGAAATAAGTAGAAAATGTACTCATATAAACAATGGCGTATTATAATGATCATATTACAATCAATATTTGACTAAATAATTCGTGCTTTACTCTAATAATTAGTTCTATTACACAAAAAGAAGACTTGAAAGTTTTTGTCCGCAGTGAATTCTCTGAATTAGAATAACGTATGGGGATAGTTAAGTACAATTTCTACAGAATGATTCAAAAGTAATGCCACAACATTTACTGACATGCTATATAAACTATACAAAAAAAGTCTTGCAAGAAAAGAATTCTAATAAACATGATTCCAACATACAATTTCTTTAATTACACCACAAATTACAGTATTGAAATTTCTAGTAAACACCATAGAAGCATACTAAGAAGTTTATATGACTTGTAAATGCATAACGTAAGCAGAAACAGGTACATttaagatataattttaaatagaattttctcACGGAATTTTGAGAGTAGATCATCTATGTTTATTGCAAAATGTGAAACGAATTAACGGCGCCCGTGATAAATTTTGCGACATCACTGTTGAATCACTTTGTAGGTACTACACCCACGTTTTATGCGTGGGCATCGCGACGGAGGTGTCGTAGCAGTTTTGCTTCTGCAATGACCTTGGAAGCACCCACGTCACTGAAATAGACCACTGAGCAGGGGTGTTCGTTCATCGACGTCCCAACCATTCTTCTTAATTTTCCTCCCTACTTGCCACCCGTATTTCCCATATACCGTGTAGTACACGCGTGCGCGCATCAAACGTGAAAGCATAACcctcaatttctataaatgcaTCAAATTCACGTTGCCATAATGATTTTTGGTTTTACTTATACATTCAATCGTTTCCAAATGAAATTCTTATCAATACCTCTGactttataataatataaattcaagTTATCTACATTTTAGATATATTTAAACTATTATTAAACATATATAAATAATGTCTCTATCAACTACAATGTTATGGTTACGAGGGTTATTACAACTTATAGTAGAACTTGTTATGTGGGTATGATACTATTAGTCTTACAAGTATCCAAAATTTAccaatatttttttaagaatagagtaaaattatttaaattaaaccaCTTTCAACATTGtcttaattgtaaaatttctaataaacaaatcaaaaatatttttagttttgtTTAATTAGGTATATTGCTTCACATGTACTACGTACATCTTTGTTTTCGTGTAAATGTTCCTATATATGTAGGTTAATTGTACTACAAAGATTTACTATTTTTTCCTttgagaaatataatattttaaaaaattattaaaatctaTAACATTAGTATAGctgatattaatatatattttctttctgcACAGAATAATATTTAGCGATATAAAAAATCgttaaatattcaattacaatgcaagtatatttcttttaatttaatgGTATACAGTGCACATTCAATCATGAAATGCATTTTAGAGAACAGTTTTCCTAAACGGTCTTTGAAATCCCTGATTATGTACCTACCATAAGCTTCACAATACCAAGGAAAAGGGCAGAGTCCATAGTAATTCGGTAAGTAGTGGGGACAGGTATGAAGAAAGTTTGCTGACATATTCGTAAACAGTACCAAATTCATTCGCTAGAAAATGTCATATGATTACGAACTGTTTACTTTTGGAAAGCGATTTCTTAAATCATTTTTCACCAGGTTCCTTATATTTCGTAAAtaacataaaaaattaattaatactgTTCATAAATTCTTAAGTAGTTAACAGGTTAAAACGGTTGAATGTATTTGTAAatggtattataaatattaaatattaatatttgtctATCAATAATGACGTCTTAATtaacaatgaaaagaaaaaatgttatacAAACACGTGTATAGCATTCAATAATGTTAGtaaatacaataaattaaaataaaaatatttactttttttttttaagtttattAATGTTACGAATTACTCAAATCCAATATTATCCTGTAATTTCATCAAAAAATGAGATTGTTTTCTTTGTATATTGTATTACCAATACTAAAAGTTATTTTAATGTGACACACGTATACTCGAATTATACTCGTATACATATTCAAATCATATCTTGGATTTTCTaatatcttctttttttctttacacgATTTGCTTGAAACACCCTAAAAGATGTAGAATGTTagttaaacgaaacaaaagttAATTACGCAAGACGTAATACTTAGATTACGTCATTAATTCTAGATCACatttaagaaattaattaattaaaatttgaatactccAATATACTTCCACTATATAGGGTATCTTATTAAAATTGACACAACGAAGTATCTCGtaataaatacattaaaaaaGAAGTAGAATATATCTTTCAGAATTTTGAGAGGGGATTCAAATagcattattaattttttaattttttagcggTTTCAAGGTCATGTCTGGGTCAACTTCTTTCACTATCGTTATTATaaacctatattttttatttcagaatcttattttccataaatatatacataatttttgtctgaaatatttctttataaaacCTCCATTCTTTAGCTTGCGTTATTGACTTGATAATTCAGTATAGTCCATCGCTTAGTACAAACGGAAAAGTACTTACACAATTCTTGGAAGATCAAAAAATCAACTACTTCAAAAGATATTTTCACCGAATCATTAACTATGGACTAAATTTAATAAGCAAACAGAACATGAAGCAAAGACAGCTTCAGAATTTGtatcaataatattttataaaagttcATTATCAAGCAAATTATGTTTGCCACACATATTCGAGTCATTGTCATATCTTTGACttcgtaaattataaatattaagatttaacgattgtaaataatttaagtTAATTTTATATAAGGCTTCATCAGTGGTGTCTGCAACAGTAATAAAACTTAAATGGTCGCAAGTTCTCTTGTATTGGTTATTGTAGATCAGATCATTAACCACGCTTTAAAACAGGATAATAATCAATATTCACtcatgtaaatataatataattaaaaaatctcCATTCAAATTAGTATGTGTATACTTATACAATAcagttaattaaaatttgtgaTTAATttggtaatattatttaatacaaaattaacgTATCGCATTTTTGCAGTAAACAATACATAAAGACCACACAAAATGTTAACGAAAATATAGGACTTCTTTCTAGGATTAATTTCTTAGACCAATATAAATTGGAAgatctttttctattttacaatCTAAAAATACAGTTTCGAAATATAAGCGGGTAAAGTTTAAAAGTTTGCGAACGTCATGGATACCATCTTCTTGTGTAAGCATGTATTTACTTGTACGACGAACAATCAGCTGACTGAAATTCAAATACGTAGTATGTACCAAAACTCCCATTAGTAATACTTAACTACTTATACcttgataataaaatttcaagttGCGAAATAGTAAAAGACATTTAAATTTTTCGCGTGAGGAATTGATTTTAAAAAGGATTATCAATTTCATTACTTATTGTTTTTACTGCGAAATTGTTTTGGAGACTCCTCCCGAATAATTCCAAGACAAAAAGAAATGTCTTTTAAGTATCGGATCATTTGAATAACGATAAAACATGCTACACACACGTCGAagtttaatatataaaattacacaaGCGTGGATCCGCTACTGTTGTTCTAAATAGTGTACCAAAGTCCACCTACctatcattattttttttttgtgtttatTGGCAGGGAAATGATGTTTCAATAcctttattataatttaatttgtattaaattacAATAACCTTTGAAACTATCATAccagaattttattaaatcactGATTGGAAGGAGTAAAAGGTAGTATAGTGGAGACTGGCCAACTCCTTCACGCATCGTGCGTTACGTTATCAAAGTtcgcgttaaaaaaatatttaatacaatacaaattttttagtttcactaCTCTCAAAGTAGAGAATGGAAAATTAAGCCATACAAACAAAACTTTATTGTTTTGAAAATAAACTGATTTTCGAAAACCAAATGGATGCAAAGAAAACCATAAAAGttaatcaaaatttttattttcaacaagatGGAACATCTCTACACCATACATTACTAGTTCGCTTATGGTTAGATAAGTTTTCAGAACAATGGGTTGGTagaaaagaatgaaacaaatgcccGCCGAGATCTGATTTATACCcattcggtttttttttttttttttttttttttttaaaggcatttaaaatttgtaatattcaaaACTGGGAGAGGAAACGTTGAGAATTTGGAAAAAGGTAAAGGAATAcagaaatattcgaaaagaaactCTAAATTAAGTGAGAAGTGAGTTTCACAACGAATTATATTATTACTTACTTATATTATTTCCAAGATCAAGTTATTTAAACTTTTATTATAGCGGTTTCTAAATGTGATGAAGGAAAAAAGAGCGAGTGAGATggaaaaaggaaggaagaacGTGCGTTTCCATCCCAAGCCTGCTAGTGAACTCATCAATACAGCTTCCTAGCAGACCCTGCCTCATACACTGGAACATTAGGTAATTAGTAAAGGATCATATATATACCGATTGGAGTTGATATGAAAACTTGTAGAAATCGGTCGGCAGTTGAATTTCCTTCTGGTAACAAATGTGGATGATGCCATCACACTTTTATTGTTATTTTGCGTGCATCGACCTACATAATGTTCTAACAATTTGTTCTGACTTAGATCTTCATATATAGATTTTATTACTGCTAGAATTTTGGAAGGAAGTGCCTTTTTTGTATTGTCTCCTTTGCTTCAGATTTCTGCCAGGTATACCACGACTCAATGCCTTTAGGACAGAATGTATTTTGATTTTCATTCACTGAAAACTTCCATCGAGCAGTAGTTATGTGtataggaaaaagttgttcagaATATTGAGTTTTACAACATATATCAAATTCATCAAAATCGATACTGAGACCCCTAATATAAACAATTACCAAAATAAGGATAACAAAGGgctttttagaaatttcaattaaatttttgtacaatctattttctaaaaaatgttatttacattaaaaacaaaaacatAACAAATCTGCTTTAGTTAAACTAATATTTGTCTGATAGACTATTTAAAAAcaaactatttaaaaatattaattgacaCTGACTCAAacaagaaattttttctttGACATAATATTAAGCCTGCTTTTAAAGTAGACAGAGATTGTAATGGCCTgcttttaaaaataatctttcTAACGATACTAAAGTAGCCATAGGTGATAAGTATTTTAAAGGCAAAACATATAAATTTGTGTAGACTGATATTAGTTCTTCCcaaactttaaataaattttcgcttaatatctaaataaaagaagaaaagaaactatattaaatattagataatttatattttagataATTATTTAGTTCAAAGAAGGTTCATTTAATTGTTTACATATCAatcataattataatatttgtcttattttgtaatttttctttaatcagTTGTGAAAAACATTTCAtgtttcaataatattttagtTTTTAAACTATTACAAAATATGTATACTGAAAAgctatttcttttaaaaattgtttaaatcctTTGGTTTCTAGTATTGAGAAAGGCATAGATTTAGTGATTTTATTATAACCAAATCCTCCCTCTGTAAATGAagtgaaattaaatataatttttttaaagaaagaaaattgaagaaaatttactTGTGTGAATTCTTATGTTTTTAAGAACTTTTGTTGTTGTTAGTTGATACattgattttttaatatttgtaaatactaatgacgatgatgatgatggtcgTGATTCCTGTAGTATGTCATCAACAATTCTCTACATCACCCAATCCAAGTAttacattatcatcatcatgtatctgaaaaatatatatatttcatattattcGCAACACTTTATGACACTTTAATTATTCAAGAtcttaatgaatttattaaaaagtacTACTTCATGTATTTTATCTATATCACTAATTGATTGACTTGAATTTTTATGTAGCAATGTGTATATTCAAATTTACTAGATTTCAGTAAATTTACTAGAAGTCGAGcataaaaattacgaaaaaaccTTCAGGACAACCTTATATAATGATATCAACTTATTTCCATTACTAACTCTATGGAATCATTTATCTGGAGTACAGCATAAATAGTAAAGATCTTTCACATTCAAAACATTGAATATAAAGATTTAAACTGCCGTTATGAAACCTATAGCAACCAACCGCATGGAAAAGTTAGGAAATTGTAGATAAAAGATATTGAAAACTATTAGAAAACATCGATGGTTTCGATATATCAATTTCCCAATATCGATGATAAAACATCAATGTTTTTCTACCGACATATTGATGTTTCCGAAATAATACAGCATACATTATCATTCGTTAGTAAACCTTaactaatattttgaaaataaagccCGAATTACAACATGGTAAAAGATTTTCCCATTTCTCTTTGCATAAGGAATTTGCATGTTTCGTTTTATCCGATCTTTTAAAACACTttgtacatataatatattcaGTAGTATAGTAAAATCTCAATTATCCATTCTAAAAGAAGTTTTAAGGAACATAGATAACCTAACGCTGACAGAACGATTTTAACCTATCAAACCTTTTAATTTTGATGCGTCTAATGTACGTACATATAGTGAGTGTCACTTAAAATCGTATACCGTCTTGCTTATTAGATATTCGCTTgaaaaacattattattatgCACATAGGATAAAGATATTTGAAATATAGCTACTTTAATATGCCTTTACTTAATATATGATGGCTGTAAATGAAAAACATTGTAATCAAGGAATTAAACATATTTAGAAATAACGTATTGAAATCATCAGTCACTAAAAATCATACAAATCGGTACTATTGAATAATTCGGGAAATACTCtatattcttaaatattaaaattgataacCAATTCAAGAATGAAACtttcatttattaaatatatttcattaagtTTTAAGATCAATTTCAATACATGTAACTACCAGTTTGCTTATTTTGATTTgtctacatatatgtatatatataatacattagaACACagaaaatacattaaaatatgAAGTATAGAATTTGCAAAGCCATTGACATGTTCAGAACATATAATGTAGCACTCAGTACAATATTAGAAACAAACAACATATAGTGcacaatataatataaaatataaatatatatagcaTTCAACACAATACTTaagaaaatatacaatgtaCATTATACATTTGAATACTTCAAGATACAAAAAATATGTACTGTGAAATACAATTAACTtagtattttgtaaaattagggTTGAAGCTAGTATACATTTtctgaaattataataaaatatatttaataaataataacttaATTCTTGAATTAGTAACATATTTTATTCTTTACACATCACAAATCTATTACATGTaggttaaattaaaaatattaacttcATAGACTCCATTTGATAAATGCTACTTTTACCCACTTCTGCAGAAACGTACTATTTGGCAGTTATTAGCAGAGATGCTAGGTTTCTTGCTACCAATCTGACTCAGTTTTCATGCCATTAATTGAAACaagaattgtaaagaaaaaataatgggGGAACTAACTTAAAAGCTCTTTCTTTACTTATTGATATAAAAAGAGCTCCAGCTAATTGCTATGTGGTAGTAAGGAACTTGACATTCTTGGTTATTGGGCACCTGAACCTCTAGTTAATGTAACTGTTAGATAACTTCCAAATAAGTTGAACTGGAAAATATCTGAATGTGAAGAAATTGGTCATCAAAAGTTCTTATCTGGTTCTCTAGCGTAATATCATTGGAACAATGTTCATTAAGCAGAGTTTTCTTGCACATGTTAAAATGGTAATTTGCATAACTAATGTTATGAACATCAAAATGGAGTGTGCCTTAACAAATATTCTGCAATGAATTTTTAGTTGAGGTTTTCCTTTTAAAAATTCAGAAAAATATGGCCTGTTTCATTgaagtattttttataaatatctttCTTCCTTTAGTTTCGttattcattttccaaaaatttgtaGTTAATTTTGGCTAATTGGGGACTAGGAGACACCCTTTTTCACTTGATCAGAGCATTCTACTAATGTTTTCAATGTGtatctacaaaaaaaaattggtcTGCTGAATTACTGCATCAGATGTATGCACATATGTATGAACATACTATGGAATTTTCTACTAATGGTTATTAAGTATTAAgtaattcgtaatatttttaatgttgAAATGTTAATtagtaaattaaaaaacaatacatttggtatattattgtatataattctTTTTATTACTTTAATTTATGTTTACAGTAACAAGATGGTAAACGAACAGTTAAATCGTaaacatattaaataatataatatagtgtatataataaaataaaagggtaaaacttttcaaacaactttatatactataattattatttgaagTTATTGTTCGTCAAATATCTATGGAATGCTTAGAAATGACAGAAACTTTAAAGAAGCCTGTTACTTCAAATATGGTAAGTTcaagaattaatatttttattttaaagattTATTATAATGTCACATTAATTATAGTTTTcaagttttatatttatttatacttaacttataaaataatatttatgatttattatttaatattacagATAGATTTACAGgtacttgaaaaaccatcaatatcaGAGGAAGGTTTAAATACAATAGCATTGAAAGAATCCCAAACAGATGAAGTGAATGAGAAATTAAATGAATCCAATATAGAAGAATTGCAACCAGTGCAAAACAAAGAAGATTTAGCAAACACTGTAAAGAATGAGAAAGATATAAAAGACATTGAAGTGTTAGATTCTTCCAGTTATTTCTATTACAACTGGAATGATTCACCAAAATTGTTATGTGAAGCAACTAGAGAATATCAACCATCTAatttatgcgaaaattttacaaaaggtTGTCAGTGGTCTCCAGATGGAACATGTCTATTAGTACCTTCTGAGGATTTTAGAATCCGAATTTATGAACTACCAAGAGAATTATATTCTGAGAAAATTTCTGCAAACTCAACATCTACAAACTTTCCAGCAGTATTAACTATAAAAGAAGGAGGACTTATATATGATACTTGTTGGTATCCTTTTATGAATTCTTGGGAATCTACAACTTGTTGTTTTTTGAGTACAAGTAGAGAAAGTCCTATACATCTGTGGGATGCTTTTAATGGACAATTACGAGCAACGTATCGAGCTTACAATCAGTTAGTATCATAAATATCTGTAGTCACTATTTGTTGTATTATAGTTTCACAATAAAAAGAGGTTAACAGTGTTAAGTCTAACAATATATATTATGATAATTTATGATATTGATTAGAGATTTGCACAAAGAACAAACTAAAAATCTTTTATAACATTCATGTATACTTGTAAatactttttattaaataaattcttgTAAAACTTAGTATCGAAATAAGTACTTAGAACTATAatcaagtttgaaaaaatttaataagtaCCTGTTATTTATAATAACCTATAATAACCTCTAATGTATTAAATTTCGAAGATGATATCTGTGTAAACAAAAACAAATCtaaattatgtaaataaaaataacatgtatttatttaatgtGCATACAAAATGATCACCTatgtaaaatttttagtttaaatTTTGAGAAAGAGAATTCTCAAATAATGATATATATGTAACATACTTGACacttcattatttttttatattagagTTGATGAAGTAGAGGCTTCAATCAGCGTACAGTTTGTTGATTCTGCCAAAGAAATATGGGCTGGTTTTAAAAACGCCTTGAGAATTTTTTATGTGGAACAGCCAGGTCGTCAAGTAAATActattcaatttaaaaaagattttcCAAATGTCACAGGATTAGTTTCTTGTATTCGAGAAAATCCAATTATGCCAGGGTTAGTTGCTTTTGGCACATATTCTAAATATATTGGTAAGTACTCTTTAATCATATTCTAAATATTTGATTTATCAAAAGATTTATAAACCACGCAAGAAATATGTGTTTATGTATTCACACCCGTAGAAACTTTATCTGCTAATACTTTGATAACAAAATATTGGATTGCAAAATTTGTACaggatttttcaatttctctttGCACAAGAAATTTGCATATTCTGATTTATTTTATCTGTTTAAAACACTATCAATACATAAACATGAATAATGTTTATTACTTATTTATACTTGTGTATGTGTAGGTTTATATAGAAGTGGGCCACTATGTACTTTTAAAACTGGAAGTGGTGTAACTCAAATTGAGTTTAGTCCTTgtggtacaaaattattttcagctGTTAGACGCAGCAGTGAATTTTTATGTTGGGACCTTCGTAATCCAGGTACTCTACTTTACTCTCTGCAAGGACGTCAGTCTGATACAAATCAAAGAATACAGTTCAATATCATGCCTAATGGAAAGCAAGTGGTGTCAGGTAAATTGATTAATAATTATACTAGAAAGTAGTATaaactaataaaaataatttgtttttatgTTGGTAGGTGGCACAGATGGAAATATTGTAGTTTGGGATTTACCAGAAAGTATAAATTACATAGATCTTAATGCATTGTATAAAATAAAGTTATCTCGCGAGTGTATAAATGGAATAAGTTTACATAAGAGTTTACCAATAATTGCTACTAGTTCAGGGCAGAGACTATGTGATAGCACAACAAAATACAGGGACAATAATGTACGATTGTGGTATTTTTCTTGATGATAAGTTAATAATGTGtcaaattattgtaaatatagattttatcattttataaatTGAACTTAAAAACCAATTATAAGTATGCTTTTGTAAAGTATTTTgcaatgataaaaataatatgaatTTTGAAAGCAAAACAATATTGTATTGTATAATGAATCTGATACTGAATGATACGTTTGAGTCAAGAATTTAATATGATAGTTAGTTAATAGTTCCTAAAGTAAAACTGACCATCCAAGTCCTTTGTAGATATGGGCAAAGGTCGTGGTCCGTGAGCAACAACAGTTCAATCTCACGCGTTGTAAGTACAATGCCACCTGTCATGGCAGGCAAATTAAAATGTGGAGACGGTATAAACACATGTGTAAAGTATGCACATAGTGCACAGACAAGATATAAAATCAATATAAACTTTACATAAAATAAACTTTACAGGAGTGGTGTTACATGATCTGAGATAT
The sequence above is drawn from the Ptiloglossa arizonensis isolate GNS036 chromosome 1, iyPtiAriz1_principal, whole genome shotgun sequence genome and encodes:
- the Wdr79 gene encoding telomerase Cajal body protein 1 homolog, whose translation is MECLEMTETLKKPVTSNMIDLQVLEKPSISEEGLNTIALKESQTDEVNEKLNESNIEELQPVQNKEDLANTVKNEKDIKDIEVLDSSSYFYYNWNDSPKLLCEATREYQPSNLCENFTKGCQWSPDGTCLLVPSEDFRIRIYELPRELYSEKISANSTSTNFPAVLTIKEGGLIYDTCWYPFMNSWESTTCCFLSTSRESPIHLWDAFNGQLRATYRAYNQVDEVEASISVQFVDSAKEIWAGFKNALRIFYVEQPGRQVNTIQFKKDFPNVTGLVSCIRENPIMPGLVAFGTYSKYIGLYRSGPLCTFKTGSGVTQIEFSPCGTKLFSAVRRSSEFLCWDLRNPGTLLYSLQGRQSDTNQRIQFNIMPNGKQVVSGGTDGNIVVWDLPESINYIDLNALYKIKLSRECINGISLHKSLPIIATSSGQRLCDSTTKYRDNNVRLWYFS